In Jeotgalibaca arthritidis, a single genomic region encodes these proteins:
- a CDS encoding ISL3 family transposase: MTQIHCIKKMFGIKDPNIILEDIPVEFEKLNQINHMIIQGKLTYTPRCCVNCGVLNQSHQDIIKNGTKVSTIKLTHINFQPLLLRLKKQRFLCKHCHQTFIAETTLVERHCFISTIIKQTIAMELREIQSMTLVAQHLSVSTSTVIRVLRQVAKPLASKHLYLPQHLSIDEFKSVGAVSGAMSFLFIDAQNHRLMDVVEDRRKDHLIDYFLRYPKESRYSVKTVTMDMYSPYMAVVKTCFPNAQIVIDRFHIVQHLNRALNTHRIRVMNNLYSKRPRDYRKLKKQWKLLLKNDWELNVSDYRTHRLYDGLMTEKMMVDYLLSLDPQLRQVYMLVNHLRFALYQHDFEQFSTILEDTRQQILPRKIRTTVQTLVTHRVGISNACFYTLSNGAIEGINNKIKTIKRSGFGYRNYTNLRARILVSFRLTINHFEPKALRYQDEQARQKEKAKVRI; the protein is encoded by the coding sequence ATGACCCAAATTCATTGTATTAAAAAAATGTTCGGAATAAAAGACCCAAATATTATTTTAGAAGATATTCCTGTAGAATTTGAAAAACTAAACCAAATCAATCATATGATTATACAGGGGAAATTGACCTATACACCGCGTTGTTGCGTCAATTGTGGTGTTTTAAATCAATCTCATCAAGATATCATCAAGAATGGAACAAAAGTATCGACCATTAAGCTGACGCACATCAATTTTCAGCCACTTCTTCTACGCCTAAAGAAACAACGTTTCTTGTGCAAGCATTGTCATCAGACTTTTATCGCTGAAACAACTCTGGTTGAACGCCATTGTTTTATCTCCACTATTATTAAACAAACTATTGCGATGGAGCTGCGTGAAATACAGTCCATGACATTGGTAGCTCAGCACTTGTCTGTTTCGACGAGTACTGTTATTCGTGTGCTTAGACAGGTTGCGAAACCGCTAGCTTCTAAGCATCTCTACTTGCCTCAACATCTCTCTATTGATGAATTTAAGTCAGTTGGAGCTGTCTCAGGTGCGATGAGTTTTCTATTTATTGATGCTCAAAACCATCGGTTAATGGATGTCGTTGAAGACAGAAGAAAAGATCATCTCATTGATTATTTTTTACGGTATCCAAAAGAGTCTCGTTATAGCGTGAAGACGGTCACGATGGACATGTATTCGCCTTATATGGCAGTGGTAAAAACGTGTTTTCCAAACGCCCAAATTGTCATTGATCGCTTTCATATCGTGCAGCATCTCAATCGCGCACTCAATACACATCGTATTCGTGTGATGAATAATCTCTACAGTAAACGCCCGAGGGATTACCGTAAGTTAAAGAAACAATGGAAGTTGCTTTTAAAAAATGACTGGGAATTAAATGTGAGTGATTACCGAACCCATCGTCTTTATGACGGTCTGATGACTGAAAAGATGATGGTTGATTATTTATTGTCCCTTGATCCACAGTTGCGTCAGGTTTACATGTTAGTCAATCATCTCCGTTTCGCCCTTTATCAGCATGATTTTGAACAATTTAGCACGATTTTAGAAGACACTAGACAACAGATATTACCAAGAAAGATCCGTACCACCGTCCAAACGTTAGTGACACATCGAGTGGGTATTAGCAATGCCTGTTTTTATACCCTTTCTAATGGCGCCATTGAAGGTATTAACAATAAAATTAAGACCATAAAGCGATCTGGGTTTGGTTATCGTAATTACACGAATCTCCGTGCGCGTATTCTGGTCAGTTTCCGCTTGACTATCAATCATTTTGAGCCCAAGGCATTACGCTATCAAGACGAACAAGCTAGACAAAAAGAAAAAGCCAAAGTGAGAATTTAA